One region of Flavobacterium sp. GSB-24 genomic DNA includes:
- a CDS encoding formimidoylglutamase: MEKLIPFTINDLAKVTNHRSGEIKFGEKMIVIPSGVDKINFLKESEAKYVLLGIPEDIGVRANYGRPGAASAWQSAIKSIANIQHNRFCKGSNIIVLGQINVADEMREVENLDFNDIDDRSKLSQLVEKIDKEVSHIIFTIIKAGKTPIIIGGGHNNAYGNIKGAALAKGKPINAINFDAHSDFRILEGRHSGNGFSYAYEEGFLKKYFIFGLHENYTSKSVLDIIKKLEDRVRYNTYDSVNIRKEKDFNREMIAALDFVKNDAFGIEIDLDAIPNIASSAMTISGFSVEELRQFVSFFAEHKNAAYLHICEGAPDLDNSPNNNLIGKLIGYLVTDFIKANIEKD, translated from the coding sequence ATGGAAAAATTAATCCCTTTCACTATAAATGATTTAGCAAAAGTCACAAATCATCGAAGTGGTGAAATAAAGTTCGGAGAAAAAATGATTGTCATTCCATCTGGAGTTGATAAAATCAATTTTTTAAAAGAAAGTGAAGCTAAATATGTCCTTCTTGGAATTCCTGAAGATATAGGCGTACGTGCCAATTACGGAAGACCTGGAGCTGCTTCTGCATGGCAGAGCGCGATAAAAAGTATTGCCAACATTCAGCATAATCGGTTTTGTAAAGGAAGTAACATTATTGTTTTAGGACAGATTAATGTTGCTGACGAAATGCGTGAAGTCGAAAATCTTGATTTTAATGATATCGATGATCGTTCAAAATTAAGTCAGCTGGTTGAAAAAATTGATAAAGAAGTATCTCATATTATTTTTACCATAATTAAAGCCGGAAAAACGCCTATTATCATCGGTGGGGGCCACAATAATGCTTACGGAAATATTAAAGGAGCGGCTTTAGCCAAAGGAAAACCTATAAACGCAATAAATTTTGATGCACATTCTGATTTTAGAATTCTTGAAGGACGTCACAGCGGCAACGGATTTTCATACGCTTACGAAGAAGGGTTTTTAAAAAAATATTTCATTTTTGGACTTCACGAAAATTATACTTCAAAAAGTGTTTTAGATATAATTAAAAAACTAGAAGACCGAGTTCGATATAATACTTATGACAGTGTAAACATTAGAAAAGAAAAAGATTTCAATCGAGAAATGATTGCCGCTTTAGATTTTGTTAAAAATGATGCTTTCGGAATTGAAATTGATCTTGATGCAATTCCTAATATTGCAAGCAGTGCCATGACAATTAGCGGTTTTTCTGTTGAAGAATTGAGACAGTTTGTTTCTTTTTTCGCCGAACATAAAAACGCTGCTTATCTGCATATCTGCGAAGGAGCACCAGATTTAGACAATTCGCCTAATAATAATTTAATTGGTAAATTAATTGGATATTTAGTAACCGATTTTATTAAAGCAAACATCGAAAAAGATTAA